The following nucleotide sequence is from Flavimarina sp. Hel_I_48.
ATTGGTATTATATACATCATTACCGGCAACACCACTTACAAAAACGTTAATGTCAAAATTTTTATAGTTGGCATTGGCATTAAAACCATAGGTAACATCAGGGTATGGATTTCCAATTTTAGTTCGGTCATCGGCATTTATGGCACCGTCACCATTAGTATCAATAAACCGGATGTCTCCAGGTTTTACAATAGTCTGATCTGGATTTGCAGTAAATACCGCATCTACCTCGCCCTGGTTTTGATAAATACCATCAGTACGCAGGCCATAGAAATAAAATAAGGGCTCACCCACGGTAATCCTGGAAAGATTTTCACCTTCAAAGCCACCTCCATTAATTTCAGCTACGGTACCCAATGACTTTACTTCATTGGTACTGCTACCTAAATTCAAACTGGCTGACCAGGTAAAATCCCCTTCATAATCATTGTAGCCTAGGTTCATTTCAAAACCTTTGGTCTCAACAGAACCTACATTTTCAGTAATATTAGGATCATTGAACCCTAAGGATACAGATAAAGGCCTATTGATAAGTAAATCGTCACTCTCATTTTTATAATATTCAAGGGAGAGCGTTAATTTTTCATTGAAAAGTCCCATATCCAATCCCAGGTTCAACATAGTCGTTTCCTCCCATTTAAGGTTTGGGTTAGGCAATCCATTAGCCGTTGTACCATCTGCAGCGCCCCCAGCGATAGGATAAATAAAATCTGTAATCAAAGTAGCACTGTAGCGATAATCCCCTATTTTATCATTACCTACTACCCCATAACTTCCTCTCAATTTTAAGTTGCTGAATTTAGTATCCTGCATAAATGATTCCCGTGCTATGTTCCAACCCAGTGAAACCGATGGAAACCAACCCCATCTGTTATTAGGACCAAATCGTGAAGACGCATCTCTCCTTATAGAGGCAGAAAACAGATATTTTAAGTCATAATCATAATTTAAACGACCTAAATAACCAATACGGTTATACTCTGAAGAGGCAGAGCTTAAACCGGCCCCTGTGAGTGAAAGTTGATTAACTTCATCACTAATCGGGTTTTGACTGGTCGCGTTGATACTCTCATTTTTTATCTCTTGTTGTTCTGAGAGCAGCAAGAATTCAAAATTGTGAATATCTGCAACGGTCTTTTTATAGTTAAAGCTATTGGTAAAAGTTAAAGATTGAAAAATACCGGTATTCTTAGTAATTTGTGCAAAATCAAAAAAGTGAGTTGCACCTAAGCTATCATCATTGTATGAGGGAATAAAATTACTGTTTTTGAAATTACTGTAATCCAGTCCTACTTGAGATCTAAACGTAAGTCCCTCAACTATTTTATATTCTCCAAATACACTTCCAGTAATGGAAACCGATTTATTGATGGCTTCCCCCAGAGTTTGTGCCCGTACGGGATTTACCGCATCCTGCCCGTCTATAGAGCTGTTGGGGCCTTGAAAACCACCATTATTATTAACATTATAAACAGGAAGATAAGGAGCAGCTTTAATTGCATGCTCAATTAGCGAGCGACCTCCATCTGCACGTTCGGGATTCTGAACGTTAAACGAAATACCCATGGTCTCCCCAAAACTGAATTTACCTGTGGTAAAATTACTGTTGGCTCTAAAGGAAAACCGCTCAAACTCGGTTTCTATAATTGCACCTTCCTGATTCAAGTAACCAGCAGAGAACCTGAAATTACTGTTCTCACTACCTCCTGAAAGTCCGAGATTATAATTTCTTATCACCCCGGTACGAAATATTTCATCCTGATAATTCACATTATTATCAAGGATATCGGCATATTGAGGATCAGTAAAACGGGCGGGTATAGGATCTGTTATTGCCCTTGCATAACCTATATATTGATCAGTATTAAGCACATCATAACGCTGATCTATAAATTGAGTCCCGGTGTAAGCATCAAAAGTCAGTTTTGTAACTCCCGACTTAGAACCTTGTTTCGTGGTTACTAATACCACACCGTTAGAACCCTGTGAACCATAAACCGCTGTAGTAGAAGCATCTTTTAACACCTGGATGGATTCTATATCGTTTGCATTTAGATTTCCGATACCTGCGGAAATTACACCATCAATCACATAAAGCGGTGAATTGTTATTGGGCGTTCCCAATCCTCTAATGCGCACTTCAGGAGAAACACCGGGGGAACCACTGTTTATAACACTTACCCCTGCTGCTCTCCCCTGCAAAGCCTGATCTGCCGTTGCAACAGGTAAACTTGATATCTCTTCTGAATCAACAGATGATATTGCTCCCGTCACGGCTGCTCTGGATTGTGTACCGTAACCAATAACAACAACATCCTCTAGGGATGTAGAATTCTCTTCTAGTGTTACATCAAGACTTGTTCTGTTATCTAAAGGGATTTCCTGAGGATTGAACCCTACATAGCTAAATACGAGCGTTGCACCGGAATCTACATTCGCAAGTGAGTAATTCCCGTCAAAATCTGTTGTGGTACCATTTGTTGTACCTTTTACGATAACATTGGCGCCAGGTAACGGCCCTGTGTTATCTGAAACGATTCCTGTTATTGTTTGCTGTGCAGTAATCAGACCAAAGGTTAGAAAACCGAAAACAAACAAAATAAGATCGGAGTATTTCTTCTTCATAAATTGATTATTTAATTAGTTCTTATAGTCATCTAAACTATAATAAATAATGCAACTACGCAAACGTTTTCATAATTTAATCAATGTTTTATTATAAAGAACGTAACTACCGTATAAATCACTAAAAGTTAATTGATTATATTCGTGACGTATAAAAATGAGTAAGTTAACCTAAAAATCCAATCTGATCCAGTGAATTTGAATTCCCTGGATCAGATTGGATCTCATGATATAAAATTTACTTGAAAAATGGACTGGACTTTTAAGGTCAAATTCCATTGAAACTCTTAAAAAAAAGATAG
It contains:
- a CDS encoding SusC/RagA family TonB-linked outer membrane protein, which codes for MKKKYSDLILFVFGFLTFGLITAQQTITGIVSDNTGPLPGANVIVKGTTNGTTTDFDGNYSLANVDSGATLVFSYVGFNPQEIPLDNRTSLDVTLEENSTSLEDVVVIGYGTQSRAAVTGAISSVDSEEISSLPVATADQALQGRAAGVSVINSGSPGVSPEVRIRGLGTPNNNSPLYVIDGVISAGIGNLNANDIESIQVLKDASTTAVYGSQGSNGVVLVTTKQGSKSGVTKLTFDAYTGTQFIDQRYDVLNTDQYIGYARAITDPIPARFTDPQYADILDNNVNYQDEIFRTGVIRNYNLGLSGGSENSNFRFSAGYLNQEGAIIETEFERFSFRANSNFTTGKFSFGETMGISFNVQNPERADGGRSLIEHAIKAAPYLPVYNVNNNGGFQGPNSSIDGQDAVNPVRAQTLGEAINKSVSITGSVFGEYKIVEGLTFRSQVGLDYSNFKNSNFIPSYNDDSLGATHFFDFAQITKNTGIFQSLTFTNSFNYKKTVADIHNFEFLLLSEQQEIKNESINATSQNPISDEVNQLSLTGAGLSSASSEYNRIGYLGRLNYDYDLKYLFSASIRRDASSRFGPNNRWGWFPSVSLGWNIARESFMQDTKFSNLKLRGSYGVVGNDKIGDYRYSATLITDFIYPIAGGAADGTTANGLPNPNLKWEETTMLNLGLDMGLFNEKLTLSLEYYKNESDDLLINRPLSVSLGFNDPNITENVGSVETKGFEMNLGYNDYEGDFTWSASLNLGSSTNEVKSLGTVAEINGGGFEGENLSRITVGEPLFYFYGLRTDGIYQNQGEVDAVFTANPDQTIVKPGDIRFIDTNGDGAINADDRTKIGNPYPDVTYGFNANANYKNFDINVFVSGVAGNDVYNTNIYDLQGMTRLFNSGTAVLDRWTGPNTSTEIPRALGAGQNVSASDRFIEDGSYTRLRNVTLGYSIPLRFFKDYISKCRVYVSGQNLITLTGYSGLDPEVGNSTVINSSAYELGIDRGNYPQPKSFLFGLQLSF